One Citricoccus sp. K5 DNA window includes the following coding sequences:
- a CDS encoding winged helix-turn-helix domain-containing protein, with amino-acid sequence MLGYSEARRTALAAQLIHQRRRPGPPGARKFRSTLDRLGVLQVDSVNILARAHYVPLFSRLGPYDPALLDRLSHQRHPPWTEYWAHEASLVPVRLRPALVAVQRRTWMTATGLDTQIRDELSHQILTLLSAYRPLTARQVEGRLGHHGGHQGHWGWNWSVVKRVLEDLFASGQIASAGRNPQFERRFVPASAIDPASEVPDRHAAVLELVDTAARALGVATEASLADYYRITVTAARAAAVQLHHEGVLEPVRLPGLRGTTVAAWRHAEAVTPRAATGRALVSPFDPLVFHRPRVEALFGVRYRLGIYTPAPKRTRGYYSLLFLLGERLVAQVDLKADRAGKVLMVRGAWSEDPGAVPGGPGKASGSGGRAAGVGQVVVELAAELGELARWLGLEDVVVEGNADGDLPVELRRTWRKLPEIRP; translated from the coding sequence GTGCTCGGCTACTCCGAGGCCCGCCGGACGGCGTTGGCCGCCCAGCTGATCCACCAACGACGCCGGCCGGGCCCGCCTGGCGCCCGGAAGTTCAGGTCGACCCTGGACCGGCTCGGCGTGCTCCAGGTGGACTCGGTCAACATCCTCGCGCGGGCCCACTACGTGCCCCTCTTCAGCCGGCTGGGCCCCTATGATCCGGCTCTGCTGGACCGCTTGTCCCACCAGAGGCACCCCCCGTGGACCGAGTACTGGGCCCACGAGGCCTCCCTGGTTCCGGTCAGGTTGCGGCCGGCGCTCGTGGCGGTCCAGCGTCGCACCTGGATGACCGCCACGGGCCTGGACACTCAGATCAGGGATGAGCTGTCGCACCAGATCCTCACCTTGCTCTCGGCTTACCGCCCGCTGACGGCGCGGCAGGTCGAGGGCCGGCTGGGGCACCACGGCGGCCACCAGGGGCACTGGGGCTGGAACTGGTCCGTGGTCAAGCGGGTCCTCGAAGACCTCTTCGCGTCCGGGCAGATCGCCAGTGCCGGCCGCAATCCCCAGTTCGAACGCCGCTTCGTGCCGGCCTCGGCCATCGATCCGGCTTCCGAGGTGCCGGACCGTCACGCGGCGGTCCTGGAGCTGGTGGACACCGCCGCGCGGGCCCTCGGGGTCGCCACCGAGGCCAGCCTCGCCGACTACTACCGGATCACCGTCACGGCCGCCCGCGCCGCAGCGGTGCAACTGCACCACGAGGGCGTGCTGGAACCCGTCCGGCTGCCGGGTCTCCGCGGGACGACCGTGGCGGCGTGGCGCCACGCCGAGGCGGTGACCCCCAGGGCCGCAACGGGCCGGGCCCTGGTCAGCCCCTTCGATCCCCTGGTGTTCCACCGGCCGCGGGTCGAAGCGCTGTTCGGCGTCCGGTACCGCCTGGGGATCTACACCCCCGCTCCGAAACGGACCCGCGGCTATTACTCCCTGTTGTTCCTGCTCGGGGAGCGGCTGGTCGCGCAGGTCGACCTCAAGGCGGACCGTGCCGGCAAGGTACTGATGGTGCGCGGTGCCTGGTCCGAGGATCCGGGAGCAGTACCCGGCGGCCCAGGGAAGGCGAGTGGGTCAGGGGGCCGGGCGGCCGGCGTCGGGCAGGTGGTGGTGGAGCTGGCCGCCGAGCTGGGCGAGCTGGCTCGATGGCTGGGCCTCGAGGACGTGGTGGTGGAGGGGAATGCCGACGGGGACCTGCCAGTGGAACTGCGGCGGACATGGAGGAAGCTCCCAGAGATTAGACCGTAG
- the hpf gene encoding ribosome hibernation-promoting factor, HPF/YfiA family: MTMDVSYVARNVSLPDRFRDYAQEKFSKIEQLSTRAQGLEIKVTKQTNHRHSDEKLTVELTVHGKGKVIRAEAQADDKFAAFDLAFGKLLERLRRLRDRQKDRHQKRVSVADATAALPLVQPGQSLVEQVKADQAAENHAAEEESSEAPVQIRKKVFPARPVSVDDAVDAMELVGHDFYLFIDESTGRPSAVYRRKGWSYGVITLDADHPDAEVQEEDVHYRAATV, translated from the coding sequence ATGACCATGGACGTCAGCTACGTTGCCCGCAACGTCTCCCTTCCGGACCGGTTCCGGGACTACGCCCAGGAGAAGTTCAGCAAAATCGAGCAGCTATCCACTCGCGCTCAGGGGCTGGAGATCAAGGTCACCAAGCAGACCAACCACCGTCATTCGGACGAGAAGCTCACCGTGGAGTTGACCGTCCACGGCAAGGGCAAGGTCATTCGCGCGGAGGCCCAGGCTGACGACAAGTTCGCCGCCTTCGATCTTGCCTTCGGCAAGCTCCTGGAGCGGTTGCGGCGCCTCCGAGACCGGCAGAAGGACCGCCATCAGAAGCGGGTCTCGGTGGCGGATGCGACGGCGGCGTTGCCACTGGTCCAACCGGGGCAGTCACTGGTGGAGCAGGTCAAGGCGGACCAGGCCGCGGAGAACCACGCTGCAGAGGAGGAGAGTAGCGAGGCCCCCGTGCAGATCCGCAAGAAGGTCTTCCCCGCCAGGCCCGTCAGCGTTGACGACGCAGTCGATGCCATGGAGCTGGTGGGACACGATTTCTACCTCTTCATCGACGAGTCCACCGGCCGTCCCTCCGCTGTCTACCGCCGCAAGGGCTGGAGCTACGGCGTCATCACTCTCGACGCCGACCATCCTGACGCAGAGGTCCAGGAAGAGGACGTCCACTATCGAGCCGCAACCGTCTGA
- a CDS encoding ComF family protein, whose product MRIPSGCAVGLDRLVHAPAARALGRSGRELAGLLMPSLCVLCGRQDGTVCPECAPGLVAELLHPFRAEQDAAALPLYPLWPARTPPWPPPARSPDGVVLPAASSGDEDPPPPRGGPEPSLHPVPVVAAARYGAEASRALLAFKDHGRTAVAGYLRPAVHRALAAAPRLLDARGPFTLVPVPSSAAGFRSRGYDPVEELLTGALPPGWQVAPGWLAHRRRPLVAAFRPRSSHAGAGSRQRRHRGRDRFRVTRRFSAGAHRDPGRNVVVFDDVMTTGSTLAATWHALEQVGVRPVGAVVVAAVTAPGTAPDEGLNSA is encoded by the coding sequence ATGAGGATCCCTTCTGGATGTGCCGTTGGACTGGACCGGCTGGTCCATGCCCCGGCGGCGCGTGCACTGGGCCGGTCGGGACGCGAGCTGGCGGGACTGCTGATGCCCAGCCTCTGTGTCCTCTGCGGACGGCAGGACGGGACGGTGTGTCCGGAGTGCGCCCCCGGACTGGTGGCCGAACTGCTTCACCCCTTCCGGGCGGAACAGGACGCGGCCGCCCTGCCGCTCTACCCCCTCTGGCCTGCCCGGACCCCACCTTGGCCGCCGCCGGCCAGGTCACCCGACGGCGTGGTCCTGCCCGCGGCCTCGTCCGGTGACGAAGACCCACCGCCGCCCCGGGGCGGTCCGGAACCGTCCCTGCACCCGGTGCCCGTGGTGGCGGCCGCACGCTACGGGGCGGAGGCCTCGCGGGCGCTCCTGGCTTTCAAGGACCACGGGCGGACGGCCGTGGCCGGGTACCTGCGTCCGGCCGTCCACCGGGCCCTGGCTGCCGCTCCGCGGTTGCTGGATGCACGGGGCCCGTTCACCCTGGTGCCGGTGCCGTCCAGCGCAGCCGGATTCCGCAGCCGGGGCTATGACCCGGTGGAGGAACTGCTGACCGGTGCCCTGCCACCCGGTTGGCAGGTGGCCCCCGGATGGCTGGCGCACCGGAGGAGGCCCCTCGTGGCCGCCTTCCGCCCCCGCAGCAGTCACGCGGGTGCAGGATCGCGGCAGCGGCGCCATCGCGGACGGGACCGGTTCCGGGTCACCCGGCGTTTCTCCGCGGGGGCTCACCGCGATCCCGGACGCAACGTGGTGGTGTTCGACGACGTCATGACCACGGGATCCACCCTCGCGGCCACGTGGCACGCCCTCGAACAGGTGGGAGTCCGGCCGGTGGGCGCGGTGGTGGTGGCCGCGGTGACCGCACCGGGAACGGCACCTGACGAAGGTCTTAACTCGGCGTGA
- a CDS encoding LpqB family beta-propeller domain-containing protein — protein sequence MTDPQHTVDRGRPARTRGPMAALCAALVAGLLLLSGCAHLPQSGPVGTSDPLPGAENQVNYSFTPAGPAEDASPEDVIRGFLTAGTGTQDDYATAREFLTEEAAEAWNPEARTLVYNETPTVVPSAQDNQYEVQIEVDSVVDERGIMNRMPANTSEAVGFALAQEDGQWRIAEAPGGTMLESAQFRALFASHELYFYDQSYSYAVPDLRWFLNRSGSAADIVGALLDGPAPYLDGAVRTAFQAGSELSRPSVPVDAGSAMVDLTQQTVESADPLMRQRMQQQLELTLDGLNNVSSVEMSVDLNPLDLGSVADNFEPAQINPGVGSTQVAVANGELVYFEGDATVPVGGLQLDIDGGPVDPAMSLDGTRFAFLNSDRTQMVSAGTDGSQELELEGENLTRPSFDSSGWTWTVDHANGTRIMALQTSGQDEAPLEISAEWLGDRTVQALRISRDGTRAAIVAGEGDSSHLYLSGVIRDSEGVPRGLGSPVRMEPTVPVSDVNWVSDQKLLVAATSSTSSVEAQLVGLDGSLDTLRPLLGMTGFSTGPGDNPIYAETAEAVHTLAGSTWRSQAGAMAHDMAFPG from the coding sequence ATGACGGATCCCCAGCACACCGTGGACCGAGGTCGTCCGGCCCGCACCCGAGGCCCGATGGCCGCGCTCTGTGCCGCACTCGTGGCCGGCCTGCTCTTGCTGAGTGGCTGTGCCCACCTGCCCCAGAGCGGCCCGGTCGGCACCTCGGACCCCTTGCCGGGTGCCGAGAACCAGGTGAACTACTCCTTCACCCCCGCTGGCCCGGCGGAGGATGCCAGCCCGGAGGACGTCATCCGTGGCTTCCTCACCGCGGGGACCGGCACCCAGGACGACTACGCCACTGCCCGTGAGTTCCTCACGGAGGAGGCCGCCGAGGCCTGGAACCCCGAGGCCCGGACTCTGGTCTACAACGAGACACCCACCGTGGTCCCGTCGGCCCAGGACAACCAGTACGAGGTCCAGATCGAGGTCGACTCGGTGGTGGATGAGCGCGGCATCATGAACCGGATGCCGGCCAACACCTCTGAGGCCGTGGGCTTCGCCCTGGCGCAGGAGGACGGCCAGTGGAGGATCGCGGAGGCGCCGGGCGGCACGATGCTGGAATCCGCCCAGTTCCGTGCCCTCTTCGCCTCACATGAGCTGTACTTCTACGACCAGTCCTATTCCTATGCCGTTCCGGATCTGCGGTGGTTCCTCAACCGGTCCGGTTCGGCGGCGGACATCGTGGGTGCCCTGCTGGACGGGCCCGCCCCGTACCTGGACGGCGCCGTGCGGACGGCCTTCCAAGCCGGTTCGGAGCTGTCGCGTCCCTCCGTTCCGGTCGACGCGGGCTCGGCCATGGTCGACCTCACCCAACAGACAGTCGAGAGCGCCGATCCGTTGATGCGGCAGCGGATGCAGCAACAGCTCGAGCTGACACTGGACGGCCTGAACAACGTCTCCAGTGTGGAGATGTCCGTGGATCTGAACCCGCTCGACCTGGGGTCGGTGGCGGACAACTTCGAACCGGCCCAGATCAACCCCGGGGTGGGCTCCACCCAGGTTGCCGTCGCCAACGGAGAACTCGTCTATTTCGAAGGCGACGCCACGGTACCGGTGGGTGGCCTGCAACTGGACATCGATGGCGGGCCGGTGGACCCGGCCATGAGCCTGGACGGCACCCGTTTCGCGTTCCTGAACAGCGACAGGACGCAGATGGTCTCCGCCGGTACGGACGGATCCCAGGAACTCGAGCTGGAGGGAGAGAACCTGACGCGGCCGAGCTTCGACTCGTCCGGTTGGACCTGGACCGTGGACCACGCCAACGGCACCCGCATCATGGCCCTGCAGACCTCTGGCCAGGACGAGGCGCCCCTGGAGATCAGCGCGGAATGGCTCGGCGACCGCACCGTCCAGGCTCTGCGCATCTCCCGCGATGGCACGCGGGCGGCGATCGTGGCCGGGGAGGGGGATTCGTCCCACCTGTACCTCTCCGGCGTCATCCGCGATTCGGAGGGCGTACCCCGGGGACTCGGCTCGCCGGTCCGGATGGAGCCCACGGTGCCCGTCAGCGACGTCAACTGGGTCTCCGACCAGAAGCTGCTGGTGGCCGCCACCAGCAGCACGTCCTCGGTGGAGGCACAGCTCGTCGGACTCGACGGCTCGCTCGACACGCTGCGGCCGCTGCTGGGCATGACCGGTTTCTCCACCGGTCCCGGTGACAATCCGATCTATGCGGAGACGGCTGAGGCGGTGCACACCCTGGCCGGGTCCACGTGGCGGTCCCAGGCCGGCGCCATGGCCCACGACATGGCCTTCCCCGGCTGA
- the mtrB gene encoding MtrAB system histidine kinase MtrB codes for MTTGTVTAPEQADTVGSDSGAGAGIRAVIGRWLMGLRRRWTASLQLRTVAITAVLTLVAAGVLALFLSQQITSGLFQSRFDQVEAESNRGLNQARSIFDNAVTNDSESTDLLVTNTLNQLAGDTGATVVRDMLLVPLEEAQNLFVGPKSSSGLSTEVIPEELSQAVQEDNGTYWQSISLPAEDGGTSPGLAFGTQVTLPPGNIYALYMVYDLTSVQDTLDYLMRVLVVAGAMLVMMNSLIAVYVTRSVVRPVGQAASAAESLSSGDLTVRMPVHGEDEMARLGSSFNRMADNIQDQITQLAELSQMQQRFVSDVSHELRTPLTTVRMAAEVLYDSREEFDAINRRSTELLYHQVERFQALLADLLEITRFDAGAATMAPEETDILHLATDVVLTAQPLAHKANTAVFVVPMDMEVTADVDPRRIERIIRNLVNNAIEHGEGRPVDVIVGAGEDTVAVVVRDHGIGMSEEQASRVFDRFWRADPARARTTGGSGLGLSIATEDTRLHNGRLDAWGAPGDGSAFRLTIPRRSGGTVGDSVPLELPPIYTESQRRLPLELENPEPAQLNGEALPDRIHEQSLYQPRPDTTQPEVES; via the coding sequence TTGACCACGGGCACCGTCACCGCCCCCGAGCAGGCGGACACCGTCGGCTCAGACTCGGGTGCGGGGGCCGGGATCCGTGCAGTGATCGGCCGGTGGCTGATGGGCCTGCGACGCCGCTGGACCGCGTCGCTGCAGCTGCGCACCGTGGCGATCACCGCCGTGTTGACCCTCGTGGCGGCCGGTGTGCTGGCCCTCTTCCTGAGCCAGCAGATCACTTCCGGCCTGTTCCAGTCCCGGTTCGACCAGGTCGAGGCCGAATCGAACCGCGGTCTGAACCAGGCCCGGTCCATCTTCGACAACGCCGTCACCAACGACTCCGAGTCGACCGACCTGCTGGTCACCAACACGCTGAACCAGCTGGCCGGGGACACCGGCGCCACCGTGGTGAGGGACATGCTCCTGGTCCCGTTGGAGGAGGCCCAGAACCTCTTCGTGGGGCCCAAGTCCAGTTCCGGGCTGTCCACGGAGGTCATCCCTGAGGAGCTGTCCCAGGCGGTCCAAGAGGACAACGGCACCTATTGGCAGTCCATCAGTCTTCCGGCCGAGGACGGCGGGACGAGCCCCGGCCTGGCCTTCGGCACCCAGGTGACCCTGCCGCCGGGCAACATCTATGCGCTCTACATGGTGTACGACCTCACTAGCGTGCAGGACACCCTGGACTACCTCATGCGGGTCCTCGTGGTCGCCGGGGCCATGCTGGTGATGATGAACTCCCTCATCGCCGTCTATGTCACCCGGTCCGTGGTCCGCCCGGTGGGCCAGGCGGCCTCCGCCGCGGAGTCCCTGTCCTCCGGGGACCTGACTGTGCGCATGCCCGTCCACGGCGAGGACGAGATGGCCCGGCTCGGCTCGTCCTTCAACCGGATGGCGGACAACATCCAGGACCAGATCACCCAGTTGGCGGAACTCTCACAGATGCAGCAGCGTTTCGTCTCGGACGTCTCGCACGAGCTGCGGACGCCCCTGACCACGGTGCGCATGGCGGCGGAGGTGCTCTATGACTCCCGGGAGGAGTTCGACGCCATCAACCGCCGCTCCACCGAGTTGCTCTACCACCAGGTCGAACGATTCCAGGCCTTGCTCGCCGACCTGCTGGAGATCACCCGTTTCGATGCCGGAGCCGCCACGATGGCCCCGGAGGAGACGGACATCCTGCACCTGGCGACCGACGTGGTCCTCACGGCCCAGCCGCTGGCCCACAAGGCCAACACGGCCGTCTTCGTCGTCCCGATGGACATGGAGGTGACGGCAGACGTCGATCCCCGCCGCATCGAGCGCATCATCCGCAACCTCGTCAACAACGCGATCGAGCACGGCGAGGGCCGTCCCGTCGACGTGATCGTCGGGGCCGGGGAGGACACAGTGGCTGTGGTGGTCCGTGACCATGGGATCGGCATGTCCGAGGAACAGGCCTCCCGCGTCTTCGACCGGTTCTGGCGGGCGGATCCCGCACGGGCCCGCACTACCGGCGGCTCCGGGCTGGGCCTGTCCATCGCCACGGAGGACACCCGGCTGCACAATGGGCGCCTGGACGCCTGGGGTGCCCCGGGGGACGGTTCGGCCTTCCGCCTGACCATCCCGCGTCGCAGCGGCGGCACGGTCGGGGACAGCGTGCCGCTGGAACTGCCGCCCATCTACACCGAGTCCCAACGCCGGCTGCCGTTGGAGTTGGAGAACCCGGAACCAGCGCAGCTCAACGGCGAGGCGCTGCCGGACCGGATCCATGAGCAGTCGTTGTACCAGCCTCGCCCGGATACCACGCAGCCGGAGGTCGAATCCTGA
- the mtrA gene encoding MtrAB system response regulator MtrA, with protein MKARILVVDDDEALSEMIGIVLRNDGFEPTFCADGSQALEMFRSTRPDLVLLDLMLPGMDGIEVCQVIRAESDTPIVMLTAKSDTSDVVRGLEAGADDYVPKPFKPAELVARVRARLREGETRAPETLKIADLTIDVAGHQVTRGDGAIQLTPLEFDLLVALARKPWQVFTREMLLEEVWGYRHQADTRLVNVHVQRLRSKVEKDPENPEVVLTVRGVGYKAGQS; from the coding sequence GTGAAGGCCAGAATTCTCGTAGTCGATGATGACGAGGCACTGTCGGAGATGATCGGCATCGTGCTGCGCAACGACGGCTTCGAACCGACGTTCTGTGCGGACGGATCCCAAGCCCTGGAGATGTTCCGTTCCACGCGGCCCGATCTGGTGCTGCTGGACCTGATGCTGCCCGGCATGGATGGAATCGAGGTCTGCCAGGTCATCCGGGCCGAGTCGGACACTCCGATCGTGATGCTGACCGCCAAGTCGGACACCTCGGACGTGGTGCGTGGTCTGGAGGCCGGCGCCGATGACTACGTGCCCAAGCCCTTCAAACCCGCCGAGCTGGTGGCCCGCGTCCGCGCCCGGCTGCGCGAGGGGGAGACCCGCGCCCCGGAGACCCTGAAGATCGCCGATCTCACGATTGACGTGGCCGGCCATCAGGTCACCCGCGGCGACGGCGCCATCCAGCTCACGCCCCTGGAGTTCGATCTCCTCGTGGCCCTGGCCCGCAAGCCGTGGCAGGTCTTCACCCGGGAGATGCTGCTCGAGGAGGTCTGGGGCTATCGCCACCAGGCGGACACCCGGCTGGTGAACGTGCACGTCCAGCGACTGCGTTCCAAGGTGGAGAAGGACCCGGAGAACCCGGAGGTCGTCCTGACCGTCCGCGGCGTCGGCTACAAGGCCGGTCAGAGCTGA
- a CDS encoding DUF4129 domain-containing protein, with amino-acid sequence MTLMTAAVAPDGWEPDRDEAQRLIQEELARPEYAQAEPNPLLEWLGGVLSAALEWLGTLGGAAPSLPGWVLPLILVAVAVVVLVLLRPRANAAARSRRTAAVLSDPTVTPEQHRRVAEAAFAAGDHGAALVSWFRALVRHAEERTALDPRPGRTATEAAHGLGTAFPPEHQSLDAAADAFNAVVYGDRPTTAARATDVRDLDARLAAMPLDTTPPGSPHRAGTAARVVAPR; translated from the coding sequence ATGACGTTGATGACCGCGGCGGTGGCCCCTGACGGCTGGGAACCGGACCGGGACGAGGCTCAACGCCTGATCCAGGAGGAGCTGGCTCGGCCCGAGTACGCCCAGGCCGAGCCGAATCCCCTCCTGGAATGGCTGGGAGGGGTCCTGTCCGCCGCCCTGGAATGGCTCGGCACCCTCGGCGGTGCCGCTCCCTCCCTGCCCGGCTGGGTCCTGCCGCTCATCCTGGTGGCCGTGGCCGTCGTCGTCCTGGTGCTGCTGCGCCCCCGCGCGAACGCCGCCGCTCGTTCCCGGCGCACCGCCGCCGTGCTCTCTGACCCGACGGTCACGCCGGAGCAGCACCGCCGGGTGGCTGAGGCGGCCTTCGCGGCCGGCGACCACGGGGCGGCGCTCGTCTCCTGGTTCCGCGCCCTGGTGCGGCACGCCGAGGAACGCACCGCTCTGGACCCGCGCCCCGGACGCACGGCCACCGAGGCCGCCCATGGCCTCGGAACAGCCTTCCCCCCGGAACACCAGTCCCTGGATGCGGCTGCGGATGCCTTCAATGCCGTGGTCTACGGCGATCGCCCGACGACGGCCGCCCGGGCCACGGATGTCCGTGACCTCGACGCCCGACTGGCCGCTATGCCGCTGGACACCACGCCCCCCGGGTCTCCGCATCGTGCCGGAACGGCCGCGAGGGTGGTGGCTCCACGATGA
- a CDS encoding DUF4350 domain-containing protein — translation MTTSATPAAETQRPDRTTSPSHGSGSQTSTPPGPAVPGTGQALSRWLRKAWIWFALAALLLLVALPSMLRQNPDTRQLSPSSPAPNGGQAVVRVLQAQGITVHPAESLEEALALADEHPQAPVLFHDAADHLPETGLDRLAEEIAPERRVLVEPGFQALSALAPAVSQAGQVPDGDPLASGEGCGLPMGREAQSIEASGRSYRSAGAQACFPVPGTDSGSTTDPAHAVLETADGTVVIGQVGVFANESADAEGHPVLALWSLGQSSDVVWYLPGLTDVAIEPGPPTMDQLLPDWVRPAGIWLILCLAVLMLWRGRRHGPLAVEPLPVIVPASETAVGRARLYERSGQHGSAAHALRSATLLRLSRVLRLGHGASVEAVVGAAARTTGRDPIQVAAVLDVSHVTTARDLVAAGRALLDLEDTVRAGLTTDHAAAEPASDSDGRTP, via the coding sequence ATGACGACGAGTGCCACGCCGGCCGCCGAAACCCAGCGTCCCGACCGGACCACCTCCCCCTCCCACGGCTCCGGCTCGCAGACCTCCACCCCTCCGGGCCCCGCCGTTCCGGGCACCGGCCAGGCCCTGTCCCGGTGGCTGCGGAAGGCCTGGATCTGGTTCGCCCTGGCCGCCCTGCTGCTACTCGTGGCCCTGCCCTCGATGCTGCGCCAGAACCCGGACACGCGCCAGCTCTCACCGTCTTCGCCCGCGCCGAACGGCGGCCAGGCCGTGGTCCGCGTCCTTCAGGCACAGGGCATCACGGTGCACCCCGCCGAGTCCCTCGAAGAGGCGCTGGCCCTGGCGGACGAGCATCCCCAGGCCCCGGTGCTGTTCCACGATGCCGCCGACCACCTTCCCGAGACCGGCCTGGACCGGCTCGCCGAGGAGATCGCCCCCGAGCGGCGGGTGCTCGTCGAGCCGGGCTTCCAGGCTCTCAGTGCCCTCGCCCCCGCGGTCTCACAGGCCGGTCAGGTGCCCGACGGCGACCCCTTGGCCTCCGGGGAGGGCTGCGGCCTGCCGATGGGCCGGGAGGCACAGTCGATCGAGGCATCGGGCCGCTCCTACCGCAGCGCCGGCGCGCAGGCCTGCTTCCCCGTCCCCGGAACGGACTCCGGTTCCACCACGGACCCGGCCCACGCAGTCCTGGAGACGGCCGACGGCACCGTGGTGATCGGTCAGGTCGGCGTGTTCGCCAATGAGTCGGCCGACGCCGAAGGCCATCCCGTGCTCGCCCTGTGGTCGCTGGGTCAGTCCTCGGACGTGGTCTGGTATCTGCCCGGACTAACGGACGTGGCGATCGAGCCGGGCCCGCCGACCATGGACCAGCTGCTGCCTGACTGGGTCCGCCCAGCGGGAATCTGGCTCATCCTCTGCCTCGCGGTGCTCATGCTGTGGCGCGGGCGCCGGCACGGGCCCCTTGCCGTGGAGCCGCTGCCCGTGATCGTTCCGGCCTCGGAGACCGCTGTGGGCCGGGCCCGGTTGTACGAACGCTCCGGCCAGCATGGTTCCGCGGCGCATGCGCTGCGCTCGGCCACGCTCCTCCGACTGTCCCGGGTGCTCCGCCTCGGCCACGGTGCCTCCGTCGAAGCCGTGGTGGGCGCGGCGGCCCGCACCACCGGCCGGGACCCCATTCAGGTGGCCGCCGTCCTCGATGTCAGCCACGTGACCACGGCCCGGGACCTCGTCGCGGCAGGGCGGGCCCTCCTGGACCTCGAGGACACCGTGCGAGCGGGCCTCACCACCGACCACGCCGCAGCAGAGCCGGCATCAGACTCCGACGGAAGGACACCATGA
- a CDS encoding MoxR family ATPase → MTTPYPEHPPAPAATPPTDRTDDELRHAFGRVREEVARAVVGQQPAVTGLLIGLLCKGHVLLEGVPGVAKTLLVRTLSAALDLGTHRVQFTPDLMPGDVTGSLVYDSKTGEFEFREGPVFTHLLLADEINRTPPKTQAALLEAMAEGQVSVDGVSRPLPDPFMVAATQNPVEYEGTYPLPEAQLDRFLLKVTLELPERADEVEILRRHAEGFSASDLASAGVSAVADAATIQAARAAVGNVQSGPEVLGYITDLARATRVSPSFQLGVSPRGSTALLQTAKAWAWLNGRDYTTPDDVQAMALPCLRHRVSLRPEAELDGVSTDQVLSGLLATVPVPR, encoded by the coding sequence ATGACCACCCCGTACCCCGAGCACCCTCCGGCACCTGCGGCCACCCCGCCAACCGACCGGACCGACGACGAGCTGCGCCACGCCTTCGGCCGCGTCCGCGAGGAGGTGGCGCGCGCCGTCGTCGGGCAGCAGCCGGCGGTCACCGGACTGCTGATCGGGCTGCTGTGCAAGGGCCACGTGCTCCTGGAGGGCGTGCCCGGCGTCGCCAAGACGCTGCTGGTGCGGACGCTGTCCGCCGCCCTGGACCTCGGCACCCATCGCGTCCAGTTCACCCCCGACCTCATGCCCGGTGATGTCACCGGTTCGCTGGTGTACGACTCCAAGACCGGAGAATTCGAGTTCCGCGAGGGACCGGTGTTCACTCATCTGTTGCTGGCCGACGAGATCAACCGGACGCCGCCCAAGACGCAGGCCGCCCTGCTCGAGGCCATGGCCGAGGGCCAGGTCTCCGTGGACGGCGTCTCCCGGCCGCTGCCGGACCCCTTCATGGTGGCCGCCACCCAGAACCCGGTCGAGTACGAGGGCACCTATCCCCTGCCCGAGGCCCAGCTGGACCGCTTTCTGCTCAAGGTCACCCTCGAGCTGCCTGAGAGGGCGGACGAGGTGGAGATCCTGCGCCGCCATGCCGAGGGGTTCTCCGCCTCGGACCTGGCCTCCGCAGGGGTCAGCGCCGTGGCCGATGCTGCCACGATCCAGGCGGCACGGGCCGCCGTCGGGAACGTTCAGTCCGGGCCCGAGGTGCTCGGCTACATCACAGACCTGGCCCGCGCGACGCGGGTCTCACCCTCATTCCAGCTCGGCGTCTCCCCCCGTGGATCCACCGCCCTGCTGCAGACCGCCAAGGCGTGGGCCTGGCTCAACGGCCGGGACTACACCACCCCGGACGATGTCCAGGCGATGGCCCTGCCCTGCCTGCGGCACCGGGTGTCGCTGCGCCCGGAGGCAGAGCTGGACGGAGTCAGCACGGATCAGGTGCTCTCCGGCCTGCTCGCCACCGTGCCGGTCCCGCGCTGA